A stretch of the Bacillus sp. FJAT-18017 genome encodes the following:
- a CDS encoding LysM peptidoglycan-binding domain-containing protein, whose protein sequence is MSQENKSSLRFTLEESLWFRKGQEVDELVSISLSPDITVQESDGYISIRGALDLTGEYECNGNEPQEYDEAEPALRYVQSAAWREEGVWEFAHRFPVDITIPVNRIESIYDIDVIVDSFDYSFTERSCMKLTAELIISGIYAGEPEVKEEPEEIFLEAQLREYETEEDLEEEYAAEEEEVEEVEEEQEDEELVFKAEARRMPEENPDELATFSAFPFNPSFASYWNQAQSVAGRGEMQPGQPQPFQQPVAQPPVQQQPVPQQQVQQQPGAAQYQEATQYQTGGQPGVTQYPEDNNQQGFHPEAAHEQAQQQDATSNSEAQQSAEDQLESEGAAQVEQPAAPVAETEEVEQESSSSPPVQKKKAKKNSMSLTEFFARRDEQERHAKLKVCIVQKGDSLDSLSDRYSVSVQNILRYNNLEINQDVFEGQVLYIPEAFAKK, encoded by the coding sequence TTGTCTCAGGAGAATAAATCGTCTTTGCGATTTACTTTAGAAGAATCCTTATGGTTTCGGAAAGGACAGGAAGTCGATGAACTCGTCTCGATTTCGCTGAGCCCGGACATAACAGTCCAGGAGAGCGACGGATACATCAGCATCCGTGGTGCGCTTGATTTGACAGGAGAATATGAGTGCAACGGGAATGAGCCGCAGGAATATGATGAAGCTGAGCCGGCTCTAAGATATGTCCAGTCCGCAGCATGGCGTGAGGAGGGAGTTTGGGAGTTTGCTCACAGGTTCCCTGTTGACATTACCATTCCGGTAAACCGGATTGAAAGCATCTACGATATTGATGTAATTGTGGATTCATTTGATTATTCTTTTACGGAAAGAAGCTGCATGAAACTGACCGCAGAGCTGATTATTAGCGGCATCTATGCAGGAGAGCCTGAAGTGAAAGAGGAGCCGGAAGAAATTTTCCTGGAAGCTCAGCTCCGTGAATACGAGACAGAGGAAGATCTCGAAGAAGAATATGCGGCAGAGGAAGAAGAAGTAGAAGAAGTAGAAGAAGAACAGGAAGACGAGGAGTTGGTTTTTAAAGCGGAAGCCAGAAGAATGCCGGAAGAAAATCCCGATGAACTGGCGACATTCTCTGCATTTCCATTCAATCCTTCGTTTGCGTCGTATTGGAATCAGGCCCAGTCTGTGGCTGGGAGGGGCGAAATGCAGCCAGGACAGCCTCAGCCATTCCAACAGCCGGTCGCACAGCCGCCGGTACAGCAGCAGCCAGTACCTCAACAGCAGGTGCAGCAACAGCCAGGGGCAGCTCAATACCAAGAGGCAACCCAGTACCAAACAGGCGGTCAGCCTGGAGTAACCCAGTATCCAGAAGATAATAATCAACAGGGCTTCCACCCTGAAGCAGCACATGAACAAGCTCAGCAGCAAGACGCCACATCTAATTCTGAGGCTCAGCAGTCTGCCGAAGACCAACTGGAATCTGAAGGTGCAGCCCAGGTTGAACAGCCTGCAGCTCCGGTAGCGGAAACTGAGGAGGTCGAGCAGGAATCATCATCGTCTCCACCTGTTCAAAAGAAGAAGGCCAAGAAGAACAGCATGTCACTGACTGAATTCTTTGCCCGCCGGGACGAACAGGAGAGGCATGCAAAGTTGAAGGTATGCATAGTCCAAAAAGGCGATTCTCTTGACAGCCTGTCAGATAGGTACAGCGTCTCGGTTCAAAATATACTCCGCTATAACAACCTTGAAATAAACCAGGATGTTTTTGAAGGGCAAGTGCTTTATATACCTGAAGCATTTGCAAAGAAATAA
- the ysxE gene encoding spore coat protein YsxE, with protein MNEQNRLREFAPLLQQYGIEPYFIEDFGNIKKIYSNKGTFALKSIDAHTGIDFIKHVQYLYQRGYNRIVPIYPALDGRYGILSGQRLYYLMPWLPNDVQQAYRERSMQMVRELARLHTLSSREVKVDKEERSEHFERMTLHYDKNQEFLDGFIENCEKRTYMSPFELQFCLYYNEISQAVKYSKEKLKEWQEKSKDDEKARMVIVHGKLKPEHFVYNENGYGYFINFERAGLGSPIHDLLPFISRMLRTTPKQNEEAVATVTHYFKYFPFKPDEKLLFYSYLAHPLQITRVAEAYFNNEKGRNEYAFSRRLLKEYWHLKNTEYLVIRLAEMDRQAEAQKEGAQ; from the coding sequence ATGAATGAACAAAACCGCTTGAGGGAATTCGCGCCATTGTTGCAGCAATACGGGATTGAACCTTATTTTATAGAGGACTTCGGCAATATTAAAAAAATATACAGCAACAAAGGTACATTTGCTCTTAAGTCTATCGATGCGCATACAGGGATCGATTTCATCAAGCATGTCCAGTACCTCTATCAGCGTGGCTATAACAGAATCGTTCCCATCTATCCGGCTCTTGATGGAAGGTATGGGATTTTGTCGGGTCAAAGGCTTTATTATCTGATGCCATGGCTGCCGAATGACGTGCAGCAGGCCTACAGGGAAAGAAGTATGCAGATGGTCCGCGAACTTGCCCGCCTCCACACTCTTTCTTCACGAGAAGTAAAGGTAGATAAAGAAGAGCGCTCGGAACATTTTGAAAGAATGACCCTTCATTATGATAAAAATCAGGAGTTCCTTGATGGATTCATTGAGAATTGCGAAAAGAGAACCTATATGTCGCCGTTTGAGCTGCAATTCTGCCTTTATTACAATGAAATCAGCCAGGCGGTGAAATACTCGAAGGAAAAGCTTAAGGAATGGCAGGAAAAAAGCAAGGATGATGAAAAGGCCAGGATGGTCATTGTCCATGGAAAATTAAAGCCGGAGCACTTTGTTTATAACGAGAATGGCTATGGTTATTTTATAAACTTTGAAAGAGCTGGCTTAGGTTCGCCTATCCATGATTTACTTCCGTTCATCTCAAGGATGCTCAGGACCACGCCGAAGCAAAATGAAGAGGCGGTTGCAACGGTAACACACTATTTTAAGTATTTTCCCTTTAAGCCTGACGAAAAGCTGCTGTTTTATAGTTATCTTGCGCATCCGCTTCAAATCACGAGAGTGGCGGAAGCGTATTTTAACAATGAAAAAGGCCGGAACGAGTATGCCTTTTCCAGAAGGCTGCTAAAGGAATACTGGCATTTGAAAAATACCGAATATCTTGTCATCCGGCTTGCGGAAATGGACCGCCAGGCGGAGGCACAAAAAGAAGGAGCCCAGTGA